The following are encoded together in the Capsulimonas corticalis genome:
- a CDS encoding NADH:flavin oxidoreductase: MSMDTLFQPITIKGLTLPNRIVMAPMTRTFSPGGIPTKDVAEYYARRAAAQVGLIISEGTGIARPTSLNHRDIPRFHGERELTGWKQVIDGVHAAGGLMAPQLWHVGAVRAQGSDWPADSDYEGPSGLNAPGAPLGKAMTDEDIADTIAAYASAAADAKRLGFDAAELHGAHGYLIDQFFWAGTNQRSDRFNGPTIAERGRFAAEVIRAVRAAVGPDFPLIIRLSQWKQQDFNARLANTPAEMEAWLQPLVDAGADILHCSQRRFWDPEFEGSDLNFAGWAKKLTGVPTIAVGSVGLNGDFVAAFGGESSQPASLDELTRRLDRGDFDLIAVGRAILQDPHWAVKVRERRTEELMNFETSALASLS; this comes from the coding sequence TTGTCCATGGATACTTTGTTCCAACCAATCACCATCAAGGGATTGACGCTGCCCAACCGGATCGTCATGGCGCCGATGACACGGACGTTCTCGCCCGGCGGCATTCCAACGAAGGATGTCGCGGAATATTATGCGCGCCGCGCCGCCGCACAGGTCGGCTTGATCATCTCAGAGGGCACGGGCATCGCGCGGCCTACGTCTCTGAACCACCGAGACATTCCCCGCTTTCATGGAGAGCGGGAGCTCACTGGATGGAAGCAGGTGATCGACGGCGTACACGCCGCCGGAGGATTGATGGCGCCGCAGCTCTGGCACGTCGGCGCGGTCCGGGCTCAGGGGAGCGACTGGCCGGCCGACAGCGATTATGAAGGCCCATCGGGGCTGAATGCTCCAGGCGCTCCGCTTGGGAAGGCCATGACCGACGAGGACATTGCGGATACGATCGCCGCTTACGCCAGCGCCGCCGCCGACGCCAAGCGTCTCGGATTTGACGCCGCCGAACTCCACGGCGCGCATGGCTACCTGATCGATCAGTTCTTCTGGGCCGGGACCAACCAGCGCTCGGACCGATTCAACGGGCCGACGATCGCGGAGCGCGGGCGCTTCGCGGCCGAGGTCATCCGGGCGGTGCGAGCGGCCGTTGGCCCCGACTTCCCCTTGATCATTCGACTTTCGCAATGGAAACAGCAGGACTTCAACGCCCGCCTCGCAAATACGCCGGCGGAGATGGAAGCGTGGCTTCAGCCGCTGGTGGACGCCGGGGCGGACATTCTGCACTGCTCGCAGCGCCGTTTCTGGGATCCGGAGTTCGAGGGTTCCGACCTGAACTTCGCCGGATGGGCGAAGAAGCTGACCGGCGTACCCACCATCGCCGTGGGCTCGGTTGGACTCAATGGCGACTTTGTCGCGGCCTTTGGCGGCGAATCGTCGCAGCCGGCGTCGCTCGACGAATTGACGCGCCGTCTGGATCGTGGCGACTTTGACCTGATCGCGGTCGGCCGCGCGATCCTGCAAGATCCGCATTGGGCCGTGAAAGTGCGAGAGAGGCGAACGGAAGAACTCATGAACTTCGAGACGTCGGCCCTGGCGTCGCTTTCGTAG
- a CDS encoding SDR family oxidoreductase, whose product MKMTQNTILITGGGSGIGRGLAEAFHALGNQVVIAGRSQQTLDAATDANPGMKSLTLDIADAGSIRAFAARVTEDFPELNVLINMAGVMKNENLLDPSETLSDSEATIATNLLGPIRLTTALTPALLKQPHAAIMNVSSGLAFVPLALTPTYCATKAAIHSYTESLRYQLKETSVQVLELIPPYVQTELQGARQANDPMAMPLAEYIAETIQILTTSPDATEICVERVRTLRGAASSGGYDAFFKTFNDAMVAARSSH is encoded by the coding sequence ATGAAGATGACACAGAATACGATCTTGATCACCGGCGGCGGCTCCGGCATCGGACGCGGCCTTGCCGAAGCCTTTCACGCGCTGGGGAACCAGGTGGTTATTGCGGGGCGCAGCCAGCAAACGCTGGATGCGGCGACCGACGCGAACCCCGGCATGAAGTCGCTGACATTGGATATCGCGGACGCGGGCAGCATCCGCGCATTCGCCGCGCGGGTGACTGAGGATTTTCCGGAGCTCAATGTCCTGATCAATATGGCCGGCGTCATGAAGAACGAGAACCTGCTTGATCCGTCGGAAACTCTATCGGATTCCGAAGCCACAATCGCGACAAATCTCCTGGGACCGATCCGCCTCACGACGGCGCTGACGCCGGCGCTTTTGAAGCAGCCGCACGCGGCGATCATGAATGTGTCATCGGGCCTGGCGTTTGTCCCGCTGGCGCTGACGCCGACTTACTGCGCGACGAAGGCGGCGATCCACTCCTACACGGAGTCGCTGCGCTATCAGCTCAAGGAGACGTCGGTTCAGGTTTTGGAGCTAATCCCGCCCTACGTGCAGACCGAACTCCAGGGCGCGCGGCAGGCGAACGATCCGATGGCGATGCCGCTGGCGGAATATATCGCCGAGACCATACAAATCTTGACGACGTCGCCGGACGCCACTGAAATTTGTGTGGAGCGAGTCAGGACGCTGCGCGGCGCTGCGAGCAGCGGCGGATACGACGCGTTTTTCAAGACGTTCAATGACGCCATGGTCGCCGCCCGCTCATCGCATTAG
- a CDS encoding winged helix-turn-helix transcriptional regulator — protein MSQADAPETRSDDTSGCPLRDILDRVGDKWSVLAIVGLKDGRMRFSDLRRSIEGISQRMLTQTLRQLERDGLITRTVYPSVPARVEYELTALGVTLIEPLTALARWSENNRRAILANRAAYDSREI, from the coding sequence TTGTCCCAGGCCGATGCTCCTGAAACACGCAGCGACGATACGTCGGGATGTCCGCTTCGGGATATCCTCGATCGCGTGGGCGACAAATGGAGCGTGCTGGCAATTGTCGGCCTCAAAGACGGTCGAATGCGCTTCAGCGATCTTCGCCGCTCGATCGAAGGGATTTCCCAGCGAATGCTGACACAGACATTACGGCAGCTTGAGCGCGATGGACTGATCACCCGAACCGTGTATCCTTCGGTTCCCGCCCGCGTCGAATATGAGCTGACTGCACTGGGAGTCACGCTCATCGAACCGCTGACGGCGCTTGCCCGCTGGTCGGAGAACAACCGACGAGCGATTCTCGCGAACCGGGCCGCATACGACAGCAGAGAGATCTGA
- a CDS encoding SDR family oxidoreductase, which yields MIVVTGATGKLGRLVIEGLLAKIPAGEIVAAVRNPEKARDLAALGVNVRQADYSQPETLSAAFAGADKALLISSNQLGVRIAQHQAVIDAARAAGATLLAYTSILRADTSTLMLAAEHKATETNIRHSGLNFAFLRNGWYLENHTEQLGAAIQHGAILGAAGDGRFASASRADFAAAAVAVLTGSGHENKVYELAGDIPYTLTTLAEEVSAQAGTTVSYNHLPEEAYRSALLGFGLPAEFAEILVDSDLGASKGELDSTSSDLRDLIGRPTVTLADAVSTALKS from the coding sequence ATGATTGTCGTTACGGGCGCCACCGGCAAATTGGGCCGTCTTGTGATTGAAGGGCTGCTGGCGAAGATTCCCGCCGGAGAAATCGTCGCCGCCGTGCGGAACCCGGAGAAGGCTCGGGATTTGGCCGCGCTTGGAGTTAACGTGCGTCAGGCGGACTATTCGCAGCCGGAGACACTTAGCGCGGCGTTTGCGGGAGCGGACAAAGCCCTGCTAATCTCCTCCAATCAACTGGGCGTGCGGATCGCCCAGCACCAGGCAGTCATCGACGCCGCCCGGGCTGCAGGCGCGACGCTGCTGGCCTACACAAGCATTCTGCGCGCCGATACGTCCACGCTGATGCTTGCGGCGGAGCACAAGGCGACGGAGACGAATATCCGTCACTCAGGACTGAACTTCGCGTTCCTGCGCAACGGCTGGTATTTGGAGAACCACACGGAACAGCTTGGGGCCGCCATTCAGCACGGCGCGATCCTCGGCGCCGCCGGCGACGGACGTTTCGCTTCGGCGTCGCGCGCGGACTTCGCCGCAGCGGCGGTCGCGGTCCTGACAGGGTCGGGCCATGAGAACAAGGTGTACGAACTTGCGGGCGATATCCCATACACCTTGACCACGCTGGCGGAGGAAGTTTCGGCGCAAGCGGGGACCACCGTTTCTTACAATCATCTTCCCGAGGAAGCGTACCGAAGCGCGCTGCTCGGTTTTGGCTTGCCCGCCGAGTTCGCCGAAATCCTTGTGGATTCGGACCTTGGCGCGTCCAAAGGAGAGCTGGACAGTACGTCGAGCGACCTTCGCGACCTGATCGGACGACCGACTGTCACGCTGGCGGATGCAGTCTCTACAGCCCTCAAATCCTAA